One region of Mycolicibacterium insubricum genomic DNA includes:
- a CDS encoding neutral zinc metallopeptidase, translating into MKTLVRLAALGATLLLLAGCGGTVDGKATSSLWDPNRVAGLPVTDGPTGIRTDAPEPTGTVEDTDGGQIDKLALLSINDIEDYWSQHYSPGLNGTFKPVDTLRSYDPHDRDTEICGESTYGSINAMYCNDDRSISWDRAMLLPTAAKFFGDLAVTGILAHEYGHAIQKMAGLVSRKTSVLVLEQQADCFAGDYMRWVAEGESKRFELSTGDGLNHMLAGLLTMRDPVLTPLDNPDNGHGTALDRISAFQLGFTSGAALCAEIDADEVEHRRGDLPQSLLVDPTAGLLSRDVGVTESVLTSLMEILNVVYSPANPPTLSTGGGSCPDAEATPPASYCPSNNTIYVDLDALAKLGQPATETKNYVLLQGDNTAISVLTSRYALAVQNGKGLSLRGATTALRTACLTGAAQRAMASEISTPSGQPLILTAGDVDEAVAGLLSNGLAASDVDGGTVAAGFTRIQAYRAGLVGTDMDACNTRFP; encoded by the coding sequence GTGAAAACCCTGGTCCGGCTCGCGGCGCTCGGCGCCACGCTTCTGTTGCTCGCCGGCTGCGGCGGCACGGTGGACGGCAAGGCCACCTCCTCGCTCTGGGATCCGAACCGGGTGGCCGGCCTGCCGGTCACCGACGGCCCCACTGGCATCCGCACCGACGCGCCCGAACCCACCGGGACGGTGGAGGACACCGACGGCGGCCAGATCGACAAGCTCGCGCTGCTGTCGATCAACGACATCGAGGACTACTGGTCACAGCACTACTCCCCCGGCCTCAACGGCACCTTCAAACCGGTCGACACCCTGCGGTCCTACGACCCGCACGACCGCGATACCGAGATCTGCGGTGAATCGACCTACGGCTCCATCAACGCGATGTACTGCAACGACGACCGGTCCATCTCGTGGGACCGCGCGATGCTGCTGCCGACCGCGGCGAAGTTCTTCGGCGACTTGGCGGTGACCGGCATCCTGGCCCACGAGTACGGCCACGCCATCCAGAAGATGGCCGGGCTGGTCAGCCGGAAGACCTCGGTGCTGGTGCTCGAGCAGCAGGCCGACTGCTTCGCCGGGGACTACATGCGCTGGGTTGCCGAGGGCGAGTCGAAGCGATTCGAGCTCAGCACCGGCGACGGACTCAACCATATGCTGGCCGGGCTGCTGACCATGCGCGACCCGGTGCTGACACCGCTGGACAACCCCGACAACGGCCACGGCACCGCCTTGGACCGCATCAGTGCCTTCCAGCTGGGCTTCACCTCGGGGGCGGCGCTGTGCGCCGAGATCGACGCCGACGAGGTCGAGCACCGCCGCGGCGACCTGCCGCAGTCGCTGCTGGTGGACCCGACGGCCGGGCTGCTCAGCCGCGACGTCGGCGTCACCGAGTCGGTGTTGACGTCGCTGATGGAGATCCTCAACGTCGTCTACTCGCCGGCCAACCCGCCGACGCTGTCCACCGGGGGCGGGTCCTGCCCGGATGCCGAGGCGACGCCGCCGGCGTCCTACTGCCCGTCCAACAACACCATCTACGTCGACCTGGACGCGCTGGCCAAGCTCGGCCAGCCGGCCACCGAGACCAAGAACTATGTCCTGCTGCAGGGCGACAACACGGCCATCTCGGTGCTGACGTCGCGGTACGCGCTGGCCGTGCAGAACGGTAAGGGGCTGTCGCTGCGCGGCGCCACCACCGCGCTGCGCACGGCGTGCCTGACCGGTGCGGCACAGCGGGCGATGGCCTCGGAGATCTCCACGCCGTCGGGGCAGCCGTTGATTCTGACCGCCGGTGACGTCGACGAGGCGGTGGCCGGGCTGCTGAGCAACGGGCTGGCCGCCAGCGATGTCGACGGCGGCACCGTGGCGGCCGGCTTCACCCGGATCCAGGCGTACCGCGCCGGGCTGGTCGGCACCGACATGGACGCCTGCAACACCCGGTTCCCGTAA
- the acpS gene encoding holo-ACP synthase AcpS yields the protein MAIVGVGIDLVSIPEFAEQVDQPGTAFAETFTPGERRDAADKSSVAARHLAGRWAAKEAVIKAWSGSRFAQRPVLKEAIHRDIEVVTDMWGRPKVRLTGEVAKHLADVTIHVSLTHDGDTAAAVAILETA from the coding sequence GTGGCGATAGTGGGAGTCGGAATCGACCTGGTGTCCATTCCGGAGTTTGCCGAACAGGTCGATCAGCCCGGTACGGCATTCGCCGAGACGTTCACCCCCGGTGAGCGCCGGGACGCCGCCGACAAGTCGTCGGTGGCGGCCCGGCACCTGGCCGGCCGGTGGGCGGCCAAGGAGGCCGTCATCAAGGCCTGGTCGGGCTCCCGGTTCGCCCAGCGCCCGGTGCTCAAGGAGGCGATCCACCGCGATATCGAGGTGGTCACCGACATGTGGGGCCGGCCGAAGGTGCGGCTCACCGGGGAGGTCGCCAAGCACCTGGCCGACGTCACGATCCACGTGTCGCTGACCCACGACGGCGACACCGCCGCCGCGGTGGCGATCCTGGAGACCGCCTGA
- a CDS encoding type I polyketide synthase: MTIHEHDRMSANDDGNASVPGTSDHALVDRLIDGEPYAVAFGGQGTAWLDTLEELVSAAGIESDLVNLVGEADLLLEPVADELVVVRPIGFEPLRWVRALAAEEAVPTDKQLTSAAVSLPGVLLTQIAAVRALARQGMDLAATPPVAVVGHSQGVLAVESVATGGAEDVALLALAQLIGAAGTLVARRRGITILGDRPPMISVTNAEPERIRELLDEFAQDVRTVAPPVLSIRNGRRAMVITGTPEQLSRFELYCQQVADAEEAERKNKIRGGAVFAPVFEPVAVEVGFHTPRLSDAVDIVVGWATAVGIDTDLARRMTEALLIDEVDWVDELDTVHAAGARWILDLGPGDILTRLTAPVIRGLGIGIVPAATRGGQRNLFTVGAVPEVARPWTSYAPSVVTLPGGAVKLSTKFTRLTGRSPILLAGMTPTTVDAKIVAAAANAGHWAELAGGGQVTEEIFERRIAELTTLLEPGREIEFNSLFLDPYLWKLQVGGKRLVQKARASGAPIDAVVVTAGIPDLEEAVDLIGELHDAGIPHVVFKPGTVEQIRSVIRIAAEVPTTPVIAHIEGGRAGGHHSWEDLEDLLLTTYSELRGRSNLTICVGGGIGTPERAAEYLSGRWAEAHGYPLMPVDGILVGTAAMATLEATTSPAVKQLLVDTVGTDSWVGAGKASGGMASGRSQLGADIHEIDNVASRCGRLLDEVAGDAEAVAARRDEIIAAMELTAKPYFGDVAEMTYLNWLRRYVELAIGDDDSTADSKRPDSPWLDITWRDRFQAMLQRAEARLSPVDSGPIDTHFGDTEAGIALLEQPTRALAELLVTYPDAGAVALHPADVPFFVELCKTPGKPVNFVPVIDKDVRRWWRSDSLWQAHDARYPADAVCIIPGTAAVAGITRVDEPVGELLDRFEAAAVEQVLATGAQPEPVLSRLGDVTGPLALVLAAPDVLWAGRIASNPVHRIAAPGKWQVQDNGIAIEHGTGARLEVRGDKVVLSAPLSGTWIDIAFTLPATTVDGGAPVVSTEDASTAMRAVLAIAAGVDGPDALPPVVDGATTVTVDWDPERVADHTGVTATFGAPLAPTLSVVPDALVGRCWPAVFAAIGAAHTDAGFPVVEGLLSLVHLDHAAALHTALPTERARLTVTATAGTAYDTEVGRVVPVDVTVSDADGTVLATLGERFAIRGRTGATELTDPVTAGGAVSDNATDTPRRRRRDVTLTAPVDMRPFAVVSGDHNPIHTDRAAALLAGLPAPIVHGMWVSAAAQHVVTATDGRPVPPAKLLGWTARFLGMINPGDEVDFRVDRVGVDLGGEVLEISARVGSELKMSATARLAAPKTAYAFPGQGIQSKGMGMEVRARSKAARKVWDRADKFTRDALGFSVLHVVRDNPTSLIAGGVHYEHPEGVLYLTQFTQVAMATTAAAQVAEMREQGAFVEGAIACGHSVGEYTALACVSGVIELEGLLEAVFHRGSKMHDIVPRDERGRSNYRLAAIRPSQIDLPDDEVTAFVAEIAERTGEFLQIVNFNLRGSQYAIAGTVAGLEALEAEVERRREISGGKRSFILVPGIDVPFHSSVLRVGVDDFRRSLERVLPRDRGPELVVGRYIPNLVPRPFTLDRDFIQEIRDLVPAEPLDEILADYDTWRSERPIELCRKVVIELLAWQFASPVRWIETQDLLFIEEAAGGLGVERFVEIGVKNAPTVAGLATNTLKLPEFAHSCVEVLNAERDAAVLFATDTDPEPEDEPAESEAPAAESAPAEAAPVAAAAPAAPAGGPRPDDIAFDAADATIALIALSAKMRIDQIEALDSIETITDGASSRRNQLLVDLGSELNLGAIDGAAEADLGALKGQVSKLARTYKPFGPVLSDATNDQLRTVLGPSGKRPGYIAERIAKTWELGPGWAKHVTVEVALGTREGSSVRGGDLGGLADGALADTAAVDNVIDAAVAAVGARRGIAVALPSAGAAAGGVVDSAALTEFAEQVTGRDGVLASAARMVLGQLGLDAAATAPEASTDAELIELVTAELGSDWPRLVAPAFDKRKAVVLDDRWASAREDLARLWLAEESEIDADWLQIAERFEGAGHAVATQANWWQGRSLATGRNIHASLFGRIAAGAENPGRGRYGDEVAVVTGASKGSIAASVVGQLLAGGATVIATTSRLDDDRLAFYKKLYRDNARFGAVLWVVPANMASYADIDALVSWVGSDQAENLGPQSIHIKDAQTPTLLFPFAAPRVIGDLSDAGSRAEMEMKVLLWAVERLIGGLSAIGAERDIASRLHVVLPGSPNRGMFGGDGAYGEAKAALDAVVSRWSAESSWAKRVSLAHALIGWTKGTGLMGHNDVIVDAVEEAGVVTYSTDEMAAMLLKLCTVDAKVAASAAPIEADLTGGLADVQLDMAELAARAREEMATETDSEETELDEGRIRALPSPPRGQRGAPAPVWADLDVDPADLVVIVGGAELGPYGSSRTRYEMEVDNELSAAGVLELAWTTGLIVWEDDPKPGWYDTATGDLVPEDELVERYHDEVVARCGIREFVDDGAIEGDHRVPLLVSVFLDRDLSFVVSSESDARAFASFDPEHTVVRPVPDSGDWEVIRKAGTEIRVPRKINLARSVGGQLPTGFDPKVWGISADMAGSVDRVALWNIVATVDAFLSSGFTPAELMRWVHPSLVASTQGTGMGGMTSMQTMFHGNLLGKAKPNDILQEVLPNVVAAHVMQSYVGGYGAMIHPVGACATAAVSVEEAVDKIRLGKAELVVAGGFDDMTTEAVTGFADMAATADTEMMRAKGISDSKFSRANDRRRLGFLEAEGGGTILLARGDLALKMGLPVLAVVGYAQSFADGVHTSIPAPGLGALGAGRGGRQSQLARSLARLGVGPDDIAVISKHDTSTLANDPNETELHERLADSMGRSAGAPLFIVSQKTLTGHAKGGAAVFQMLGLTQILRDGVIPPNRSLDCVDDELAGAGHFVWVREPLNLGEKFPLKAGLVTSLGFGHVSGLVALVHPQAFLATLDPEQRADYQARANRRLLDGQRRLASAIAGGAPMYERPADRRFGHDVPEKVAESDMLLDPNARLGDDDVYVG; this comes from the coding sequence GTGACGATCCACGAGCACGACCGGATGTCCGCGAACGACGACGGCAACGCCTCGGTGCCGGGGACATCCGACCATGCCCTGGTGGACCGGCTCATCGACGGCGAGCCCTACGCCGTCGCCTTCGGCGGGCAGGGCACCGCCTGGCTGGACACCCTCGAGGAGCTGGTCTCGGCCGCCGGTATCGAATCGGATCTGGTCAACCTCGTCGGCGAGGCCGACCTGCTGCTGGAACCCGTCGCCGACGAACTCGTCGTCGTCCGCCCGATCGGCTTCGAACCGCTGCGCTGGGTGCGCGCGCTGGCCGCCGAGGAGGCGGTCCCGACCGACAAGCAACTGACCTCGGCCGCGGTGTCGCTGCCCGGCGTGCTGCTGACCCAGATCGCCGCCGTGCGGGCCCTGGCCCGTCAGGGCATGGACCTGGCCGCCACGCCGCCGGTCGCCGTCGTCGGGCACTCCCAGGGCGTGCTGGCCGTCGAATCCGTCGCCACCGGCGGCGCCGAGGACGTGGCGCTGCTGGCGCTGGCCCAGCTCATCGGCGCGGCCGGCACCCTGGTGGCCCGCCGCCGCGGCATCACCATCCTCGGCGACCGCCCGCCGATGATCTCGGTGACCAACGCCGAACCCGAACGGATCCGCGAGCTGCTCGACGAGTTCGCCCAGGACGTCCGGACCGTCGCACCGCCGGTGCTGTCCATCCGCAACGGCCGGCGCGCCATGGTCATCACCGGCACCCCCGAGCAGCTGTCCCGCTTCGAGCTGTACTGCCAGCAGGTCGCCGATGCCGAGGAAGCCGAGCGCAAGAACAAGATCCGCGGCGGCGCGGTGTTCGCGCCGGTGTTCGAGCCGGTCGCGGTCGAAGTCGGCTTCCACACCCCCCGGCTGTCGGACGCCGTCGACATCGTGGTCGGCTGGGCCACGGCCGTCGGCATCGACACCGACCTGGCCCGCCGGATGACCGAGGCGCTGCTGATCGACGAGGTCGACTGGGTCGACGAACTCGACACCGTGCACGCCGCCGGCGCCCGCTGGATCCTGGACCTGGGCCCCGGCGACATCCTCACCCGGCTCACCGCCCCGGTGATCCGCGGTCTGGGCATCGGCATCGTCCCGGCCGCCACCCGCGGCGGACAGCGCAACCTGTTCACCGTCGGCGCGGTGCCCGAGGTGGCCCGCCCGTGGACCAGCTACGCCCCCTCGGTGGTCACCCTGCCCGGCGGTGCGGTCAAGCTGTCCACCAAGTTCACCCGACTGACCGGGCGGTCCCCGATCCTGCTGGCCGGCATGACCCCGACCACCGTCGACGCCAAGATCGTCGCCGCTGCCGCCAACGCCGGGCACTGGGCCGAGCTGGCCGGCGGCGGCCAGGTCACCGAGGAGATCTTCGAACGCCGGATCGCCGAGCTGACCACCCTGCTCGAACCCGGCCGGGAGATCGAGTTCAACTCGCTGTTCCTGGACCCCTACCTGTGGAAGCTGCAGGTCGGTGGCAAGCGGTTGGTGCAGAAGGCCCGCGCCTCCGGCGCGCCGATCGACGCCGTCGTCGTCACCGCCGGCATCCCCGACCTGGAGGAAGCCGTCGACCTGATCGGCGAACTGCACGACGCCGGCATCCCGCACGTGGTGTTCAAGCCGGGCACCGTCGAACAGATCCGCTCGGTCATCCGGATCGCCGCCGAGGTGCCCACCACCCCGGTCATCGCCCACATCGAGGGCGGCCGCGCCGGTGGCCACCACTCCTGGGAAGACCTCGAGGACCTGCTGCTGACCACCTACTCCGAGCTGCGCGGCCGGTCCAACCTGACCATCTGCGTCGGCGGCGGCATCGGCACCCCCGAGCGCGCCGCGGAGTACCTGTCCGGCCGCTGGGCCGAGGCGCACGGCTACCCGCTGATGCCGGTCGACGGCATTCTGGTCGGCACCGCCGCCATGGCCACCTTGGAGGCCACCACCTCGCCGGCGGTCAAGCAGCTGCTGGTCGACACCGTCGGCACCGACTCCTGGGTCGGCGCCGGCAAGGCCTCCGGCGGCATGGCGTCCGGGCGCAGCCAGCTGGGCGCGGACATCCACGAGATCGACAACGTGGCATCCCGCTGCGGCCGGCTGCTCGACGAGGTCGCCGGTGACGCCGAGGCGGTGGCGGCCCGGCGCGACGAGATCATCGCCGCGATGGAGCTGACCGCCAAGCCGTACTTCGGCGATGTCGCCGAGATGACCTACCTGAACTGGCTGCGCCGCTACGTCGAACTGGCCATCGGCGACGACGACTCGACCGCGGACAGCAAGCGGCCGGACTCCCCGTGGCTCGACATCACCTGGCGCGACCGCTTCCAGGCCATGCTGCAGCGCGCCGAGGCCCGGCTGTCGCCGGTCGACTCCGGCCCGATCGACACCCACTTCGGCGACACCGAGGCGGGCATCGCGCTGCTGGAGCAGCCGACCCGGGCGCTGGCCGAACTGCTGGTCACCTATCCCGACGCCGGCGCGGTCGCGCTGCACCCCGCCGACGTTCCGTTCTTCGTCGAGCTGTGCAAGACACCGGGCAAGCCGGTCAACTTCGTCCCGGTCATCGACAAGGACGTGCGGCGCTGGTGGCGCAGCGACTCGCTGTGGCAGGCGCACGACGCCCGCTACCCGGCCGATGCGGTCTGCATCATCCCGGGCACCGCCGCCGTCGCCGGCATCACCCGGGTCGACGAGCCCGTCGGCGAGCTGCTGGACCGCTTCGAGGCCGCCGCCGTCGAGCAGGTGCTGGCCACCGGCGCGCAGCCGGAGCCCGTGCTGTCCCGGCTCGGCGATGTCACCGGGCCGCTGGCCCTGGTGCTGGCCGCCCCCGACGTGCTGTGGGCCGGCCGGATCGCCAGCAACCCGGTGCACCGAATCGCCGCGCCGGGCAAGTGGCAGGTGCAGGACAACGGCATCGCCATCGAGCACGGCACCGGCGCCCGCCTCGAGGTCCGCGGCGACAAGGTGGTGCTGTCCGCGCCGCTGTCGGGCACCTGGATCGACATCGCCTTCACCCTGCCCGCCACCACCGTCGACGGCGGCGCCCCGGTGGTCTCCACCGAGGACGCCAGCACCGCCATGCGCGCCGTGCTGGCCATCGCCGCCGGCGTCGACGGGCCCGACGCGCTGCCGCCCGTCGTCGACGGCGCCACCACCGTCACCGTGGACTGGGACCCCGAACGCGTCGCCGACCACACCGGGGTCACCGCCACCTTCGGCGCTCCGCTGGCCCCGACCCTGTCGGTGGTACCCGACGCGTTGGTCGGCCGGTGCTGGCCGGCCGTGTTCGCCGCCATCGGCGCCGCGCATACCGACGCGGGCTTCCCGGTGGTCGAGGGCCTGCTGAGCCTGGTGCACCTGGACCACGCCGCCGCGCTGCACACCGCGCTGCCCACCGAGCGGGCCCGGCTGACCGTCACCGCGACCGCGGGCACCGCCTACGACACCGAGGTCGGCCGGGTCGTCCCCGTCGACGTCACCGTCAGCGACGCCGACGGCACCGTGCTGGCCACCCTGGGCGAGCGGTTCGCCATCCGCGGCCGCACCGGCGCCACCGAGCTGACCGATCCGGTCACCGCCGGCGGTGCGGTGTCCGACAACGCCACCGACACCCCGCGCCGCCGTCGCCGCGACGTCACCCTGACCGCACCGGTCGACATGCGGCCGTTCGCGGTGGTCTCCGGCGACCACAACCCGATCCACACCGACCGGGCCGCCGCCCTGCTGGCCGGGCTGCCGGCACCGATCGTGCACGGCATGTGGGTCTCGGCCGCCGCCCAGCACGTGGTCACCGCCACCGACGGCCGTCCGGTCCCGCCGGCCAAACTGCTCGGCTGGACGGCCCGTTTCCTGGGCATGATCAACCCCGGCGACGAGGTCGACTTCCGGGTGGACCGGGTCGGGGTCGATCTCGGCGGCGAGGTGCTGGAGATCTCCGCCCGGGTCGGTTCCGAGCTGAAGATGTCGGCGACCGCCCGGCTGGCCGCGCCCAAGACCGCCTACGCCTTCCCCGGACAGGGCATCCAGTCCAAGGGCATGGGCATGGAGGTCCGCGCCCGGTCCAAGGCCGCCCGCAAGGTCTGGGACCGCGCCGACAAGTTCACCCGCGACGCGCTGGGCTTCTCGGTGCTGCACGTGGTGCGCGACAACCCGACCAGCCTGATCGCCGGCGGTGTGCACTACGAGCACCCCGAGGGCGTGCTGTACCTGACCCAGTTCACCCAGGTCGCGATGGCGACGACGGCGGCCGCCCAGGTCGCCGAGATGCGTGAGCAGGGCGCGTTCGTCGAGGGCGCCATCGCCTGCGGGCACTCCGTCGGCGAGTACACCGCGCTGGCCTGCGTGTCCGGCGTCATCGAGCTGGAGGGCCTGCTGGAGGCGGTGTTCCACCGCGGCTCCAAGATGCACGACATCGTGCCGCGCGACGAGCGCGGCCGGTCCAACTACCGGCTCGCGGCGATCCGGCCGTCGCAGATCGACCTGCCCGACGACGAGGTGACCGCGTTCGTCGCCGAGATCGCCGAGCGCACCGGCGAGTTCCTGCAGATCGTGAACTTCAACCTGCGCGGCAGCCAGTACGCCATCGCCGGCACCGTCGCCGGGCTGGAGGCACTGGAGGCAGAGGTCGAGCGGCGCCGCGAGATCAGCGGCGGCAAACGCTCGTTCATCCTGGTGCCGGGCATCGACGTGCCGTTCCACTCCAGCGTGCTGCGCGTCGGGGTCGACGACTTCCGCCGCAGCCTGGAGCGGGTGCTGCCCCGCGACCGGGGTCCCGAACTGGTGGTGGGCCGCTACATCCCGAACCTGGTGCCGCGGCCGTTCACCCTCGACCGCGACTTCATCCAGGAGATCCGCGATCTGGTGCCCGCCGAGCCGCTGGATGAGATCCTCGCCGACTACGACACCTGGCGCAGCGAGCGGCCGATCGAACTGTGCCGCAAGGTCGTCATCGAACTGCTGGCCTGGCAGTTCGCCAGCCCGGTGCGCTGGATCGAGACCCAGGACCTGCTGTTCATCGAGGAGGCCGCCGGCGGTCTCGGCGTGGAACGGTTCGTCGAGATCGGCGTGAAGAACGCGCCGACGGTCGCCGGTCTGGCCACCAATACCCTCAAGCTGCCGGAGTTCGCGCACTCATGCGTCGAGGTGCTCAACGCCGAGCGTGACGCCGCGGTGCTGTTCGCCACCGACACCGACCCGGAGCCCGAGGACGAGCCCGCCGAGTCCGAGGCCCCCGCGGCGGAGTCGGCCCCCGCGGAGGCCGCGCCGGTCGCCGCCGCGGCGCCGGCAGCGCCTGCCGGAGGCCCGCGTCCGGACGACATCGCGTTCGACGCCGCCGACGCCACCATCGCCCTGATCGCCCTGAGCGCCAAGATGCGCATCGATCAGATCGAGGCGCTGGACTCCATCGAGACCATCACCGACGGCGCATCGTCGCGGCGCAACCAGCTGCTGGTCGACCTCGGCTCGGAGCTGAACCTCGGCGCCATCGACGGTGCCGCGGAGGCGGATCTGGGTGCGCTCAAGGGCCAGGTGTCCAAGCTGGCCCGCACCTACAAGCCGTTCGGCCCGGTGCTCTCGGACGCCACCAACGACCAGCTGCGCACGGTCCTCGGCCCGTCCGGCAAGCGGCCGGGCTACATCGCCGAGCGGATCGCCAAGACCTGGGAGCTGGGACCCGGCTGGGCCAAGCACGTCACCGTCGAGGTGGCGCTGGGCACCCGTGAGGGTTCCAGCGTCCGCGGCGGCGACCTGGGCGGACTGGCCGACGGCGCCCTCGCCGACACCGCGGCCGTGGACAACGTGATCGACGCGGCCGTCGCCGCCGTCGGTGCCCGCCGCGGCATCGCGGTGGCCCTGCCGTCGGCCGGTGCGGCCGCCGGCGGCGTGGTGGACTCCGCCGCGCTGACCGAGTTCGCCGAGCAGGTCACCGGCCGCGACGGCGTGCTGGCCTCGGCCGCGCGGATGGTGCTGGGCCAGCTCGGGCTGGACGCCGCGGCGACCGCACCGGAGGCCTCCACCGACGCCGAGCTGATCGAGCTGGTGACCGCCGAACTGGGGTCGGACTGGCCGCGTCTGGTCGCGCCCGCGTTCGACAAGCGCAAAGCCGTCGTCCTGGACGACCGGTGGGCCAGCGCCCGCGAGGACCTGGCCCGCCTGTGGCTGGCCGAGGAGAGCGAGATCGACGCCGACTGGCTGCAGATCGCCGAGCGTTTCGAGGGCGCCGGGCACGCCGTCGCCACCCAGGCGAACTGGTGGCAGGGCCGCTCGCTGGCGACCGGCCGCAACATCCACGCCTCGCTCTTCGGCCGGATCGCCGCCGGCGCGGAGAACCCCGGCCGGGGCCGCTACGGCGATGAGGTCGCCGTCGTCACCGGCGCCTCGAAGGGTTCCATCGCGGCGTCGGTGGTGGGTCAGCTGCTGGCCGGCGGGGCGACGGTGATCGCCACCACCTCCCGGCTCGACGACGACCGGCTGGCGTTCTATAAGAAGCTCTACCGCGACAACGCCCGCTTCGGCGCGGTGCTGTGGGTGGTGCCGGCGAACATGGCGTCCTACGCCGATATCGACGCGCTGGTCTCCTGGGTCGGCTCCGACCAAGCGGAAAACCTTGGGCCGCAATCGATTCACATCAAGGACGCGCAGACCCCGACGCTGCTGTTCCCGTTCGCCGCGCCGCGGGTGATCGGTGATCTGTCGGATGCCGGTTCGCGCGCCGAGATGGAGATGAAGGTGCTGCTGTGGGCCGTCGAGCGGCTCATCGGCGGGCTGTCGGCCATCGGCGCCGAACGCGATATCGCCTCCCGGCTGCACGTGGTGCTGCCCGGCTCGCCCAACCGGGGCATGTTCGGCGGTGACGGGGCCTACGGCGAGGCCAAGGCCGCGCTGGACGCGGTGGTGTCGCGGTGGAGCGCGGAATCGTCGTGGGCCAAGCGGGTCAGCTTGGCGCACGCGCTGATCGGCTGGACCAAGGGCACCGGCCTGATGGGCCACAACGACGTCATCGTCGACGCGGTCGAAGAGGCCGGTGTGGTCACCTACAGCACCGACGAGATGGCCGCCATGCTACTCAAGCTGTGCACGGTGGACGCCAAGGTGGCCGCCTCCGCGGCGCCGATCGAGGCCGATCTGACCGGTGGCCTGGCCGACGTGCAGCTCGACATGGCCGAGCTCGCCGCCCGGGCACGCGAGGAGATGGCAACCGAAACCGACTCGGAAGAAACCGAATTGGACGAGGGCCGGATCCGGGCGCTGCCGTCCCCGCCGCGCGGGCAGCGCGGAGCCCCGGCGCCGGTGTGGGCCGACCTCGACGTCGACCCGGCCGACCTGGTGGTCATCGTCGGTGGCGCCGAGCTCGGGCCCTACGGTTCGTCGCGCACCCGCTACGAGATGGAGGTCGACAACGAACTGTCGGCCGCCGGCGTGCTGGAGTTGGCCTGGACCACCGGGCTGATCGTCTGGGAGGACGACCCCAAGCCGGGCTGGTACGACACCGCTACCGGCGACCTGGTGCCCGAGGACGAACTCGTCGAGCGCTACCACGACGAGGTGGTGGCCCGCTGCGGCATCCGGGAGTTCGTCGATGACGGCGCCATCGAAGGCGACCACAGGGTCCCGCTGCTGGTCAGTGTATTTCTCGATCGCGACTTGTCCTTCGTGGTGTCCTCGGAGTCGGATGCCCGCGCCTTCGCGAGCTTCGATCCCGAACACACCGTTGTCCGGCCGGTACCCGATTCCGGTGACTGGGAGGTAATTCGCAAGGCGGGCACCGAGATACGCGTTCCCCGCAAGATCAACCTGGCGCGCAGCGTCGGCGGACAGCTGCCCACCGGATTCGATCCGAAGGTCTGGGGTATCAGTGCCGACATGGCGGGTTCGGTCGACCGGGTGGCGTTGTGGAACATCGTGGCCACCGTGGATGCGTTCCTGTCTTCCGGGTTCACCCCGGCGGAGCTGATGCGCTGGGTGCACCCCAGCCTGGTGGCCAGCACCCAGGGCACCGGCATGGGTGGCATGACCTCCATGCAGACCATGTTCCACGGGAACCTGCTGGGCAAGGCCAAGCCGAACGACATCCTGCAGGAAGTGCTGCCCAATGTCGTTGCCGCACACGTGATGCAGTCCTACGTGGGTGGCTACGGCGCGATGATCCACCCGGTCGGCGCGTGTGCGACAGCCGCCGTCTCGGTCGAGGAGGCCGTCGACAAGATCCGGCTCGGCAAGGCCGAACTGGTGGTTGCGGGTGGCTTCGACGATATGACCACGGAGGCCGTCACCGGGTTCGCCGATATGGCGGCTACGGCCGACACCGAGATGATGCGGGCCAAGGGAATCAGTGACTCCAAGTTCTCCCGCGCCAACGACCGGCGCCGGCTGGGCTTCCTGGAGGCCGAGGGCGGCGGCACGATCCTGCTGGCCCGCGGTGACCTGGCGCTGAAGATGGGTCTGCCGGTGCTGGCCGTCGTCGGCTACGCGCAGAGCTTCGCCGACGGCGTGCACACCTCGATCCCGGCGCCGGGCCTGGGGGCGCTGGGCGCCGGCCGGGGCGGCCGGCAGTCGCAGCTGGCCCGTTCGCTGGCCCGCCTGGGCGTCGGTCCCGACGACATCGCGGTGATCTCCAAGCACGACACCTCGACGCTGGCCAACGACCCCAACGAGACCGAGCTGCACGAACGCCTCGCGGACTCGATGGGCCGGTCGGCCGGGGCGCCGCTGTTCATCGTCAGCCAGAAGACGCTGACCGGGCACGCCAAGGGCGGCGCGGCGGTGTTCCAGATGCTGGGCCTGACCCAGATCCTGCGCGACGGCGTCATCCCGCCCAACCGCAGCCTGGACTGCGTCGACGACGAACTGGCCGGTGCCGGGCACTTCGTCTGGGTGCGCGAGCCGCTGAACCTGGGTGAGAAGTTCCCGCTCAAGGCAGGTCTGGTGACCAGCCTGGGATTCGGGCACGTGTCGGGTCTGGTGGCGCTGGTGCACCCGCAGGCGTTCCTGGCCACGCTGGATCCGGAGCAGCGCGCCGACTACCAGGCGCGGGCCAACCGGCGCCTGCTGGACGGCCAGCGACGGCTGGCGTCGGCCATCGCCGGCGGCGCCCCGATGTACGAACGTCCCGCCGACCGCCGGTTCGGCCACGACGTGCCGGAGAAGGTCGCCGAGTCGGACATGCTGCTGGATCCGAACGCCCGGCTCGGCGACGACGACGTGTACGTCGGTTAA